From the Octadecabacter antarcticus 307 genome, one window contains:
- a CDS encoding MBL fold metallo-hydrolase: MTIALRILGCGSSGGVPRLGGHWGACDPANPKNNRKRCSLLVTRTTPSGVTRVLIDTSPDLRQQLLDANVGELDAVIYTHAHADHVHGLDDIRMIVYNMRQRLQVWADGDTGNQLLARFGYAFVQPKGSNYPPICDLNTIDGDVTIDGAGGPITFTPFEVEHGSIDALGFRINNAAYLPDVSDIPHDVWPLLENLDLWIVDALRRDPHPTHAHLAKTLEWIDLVQPKQAVLTNMHIDLDYATLEAETAENIQPAYDGMTLTIAD; this comes from the coding sequence ATGACCATAGCCCTGCGCATCCTTGGCTGTGGATCATCGGGCGGCGTGCCGCGATTGGGCGGTCATTGGGGGGCCTGCGATCCGGCCAACCCCAAGAACAACCGCAAACGCTGCTCACTTTTGGTGACGCGAACAACGCCGTCCGGCGTGACCCGTGTTTTGATCGACACCTCCCCCGATCTACGCCAGCAATTGCTGGACGCGAATGTCGGCGAACTTGACGCGGTGATCTACACCCACGCCCACGCCGACCACGTGCACGGCCTCGATGATATTCGAATGATCGTCTACAACATGCGCCAACGGTTGCAGGTCTGGGCCGACGGCGACACAGGAAATCAACTGTTGGCACGCTTTGGCTATGCCTTTGTGCAGCCCAAAGGGTCAAATTACCCACCGATATGTGACCTCAACACGATTGACGGCGACGTGACGATTGACGGCGCGGGTGGCCCGATCACCTTCACCCCGTTTGAGGTCGAACATGGCAGCATCGACGCCTTGGGCTTTCGCATCAACAACGCCGCCTACCTGCCCGACGTGTCCGACATTCCCCATGATGTCTGGCCGCTGTTGGAAAACCTTGACCTGTGGATCGTCGATGCCCTGCGCCGTGATCCACACCCGACCCACGCACATCTGGCCAAGACGCTGGAATGGATCGACCTCGTTCAACCCAAACAGGCAGTTCTGACCAACATGCACATCGATCTGGACTACGCGACATTGGAGGCTGAAACGGCCGAAAATATCCAGCCAGCTTACGATGGCATGACCCTGACAATCGCCGACTAG
- a CDS encoding IS110 family transposase — MMKMMDDTIGVDISKATLDIPRLSDGKMASFGNCPAGFKQFARFCAETVVTRVVCEATWSYHKGLERALGTVLPLVKVNPLQSRRFAQAQGVRAKTDAVDAKNVGGDGNGICA, encoded by the coding sequence ATGATGAAGATGATGGATGATACCATTGGTGTAGACATTTCCAAAGCCACTTTGGACATTCCCCGGCTGAGCGACGGGAAGATGGCGTCGTTTGGCAATTGCCCAGCAGGATTTAAGCAATTTGCCAGGTTCTGCGCCGAGACGGTAGTGACACGCGTTGTTTGCGAAGCAACATGGTCTTATCACAAAGGGCTTGAACGCGCTTTAGGAACCGTATTGCCACTCGTAAAGGTGAATCCTTTGCAGTCGCGCCGGTTTGCCCAAGCACAAGGTGTGCGGGCCAAAACTGACGCTGTTGACGCAAAAAATGTTGGCGGTGATGGGAATGGCATTTGCGCTTGA
- a CDS encoding arsenate reductase family protein — MIIYGLSTCAVCQRARKDLESAGKVVDFRDIRADPLDEAELAELIVEFGDRLVDRSSNDYRALNDWLKNSEAEAQIAAKPKVMARPVIRDGDALYLGWDEAVQGALLAG; from the coding sequence ATGATTATCTATGGATTAAGCACCTGCGCAGTTTGCCAGCGCGCCCGCAAAGACCTCGAATCTGCGGGCAAAGTTGTCGATTTTCGCGATATCCGTGCCGATCCGCTGGACGAGGCTGAACTGGCAGAGTTGATCGTGGAGTTTGGGGATCGCTTGGTGGATCGCAGTTCAAACGACTATCGCGCGCTTAACGACTGGCTGAAAAATTCCGAAGCCGAAGCGCAGATTGCGGCCAAGCCGAAGGTGATGGCCCGTCCGGTGATCCGCGATGGTGACGCGTTATACCTAGGATGGGATGAGGCTGTTCAGGGTGCGCTGCTTGCAGGGTGA
- a CDS encoding D-lyxose/D-mannose family sugar isomerase, whose protein sequence is MKRSRINDIIAQSDDMIQSFGFRLPPFAYWTADQFVANTAKAKALIDARCGWDITDYGMGRYDEMGLFLFTLRNGRLADLQRGGGMCYAEKLLISKQDQLSPMHTHVVKAEDIINRGGATLVVELYGSDESGNFAQDRGGSVMCDGIATPFDPGSKLMLEPGQSVTLMPGDWHAFWGDGGDVLIGEVSTVNDDETDNIFREDIGRFSTIEEDTKPSHLLVSDYPTYL, encoded by the coding sequence ATGAAACGCTCACGTATTAACGACATCATTGCGCAATCTGATGACATGATTCAGTCATTCGGGTTTCGATTGCCGCCCTTTGCCTATTGGACCGCCGATCAATTTGTCGCCAATACCGCCAAAGCCAAGGCCCTGATTGATGCGCGCTGCGGATGGGACATCACGGACTATGGTATGGGTCGTTACGACGAAATGGGGTTATTTCTGTTTACCTTGCGCAATGGTCGATTGGCCGATCTGCAACGCGGCGGCGGCATGTGTTATGCGGAAAAGCTGTTGATTTCCAAGCAGGACCAACTGTCGCCGATGCACACCCATGTTGTCAAGGCAGAAGACATCATCAATCGCGGCGGGGCGACGCTGGTGGTCGAACTCTACGGTTCTGATGAGAGTGGAAATTTCGCGCAGGACCGTGGTGGATCTGTCATGTGTGATGGCATTGCGACGCCTTTTGATCCAGGGTCGAAACTGATGCTTGAGCCGGGTCAAAGCGTGACGTTGATGCCGGGTGATTGGCACGCCTTTTGGGGGGACGGCGGTGATGTTTTGATCGGGGAAGTTTCCACTGTCAACGACGACGAGACCGACAATATTTTTCGCGAGGACATCGGGCGGTTTTCGACAATTGAAGAAGACACCAAACCAAGCCACCTGCTGGTGAGTGACTACCCGACATATCTGTAG
- the sufD gene encoding Fe-S cluster assembly protein SufD yields the protein MALPEKIMQVKQDATDVRLAQFDLPDGAAWITEARTAAVNRVKAMGLPHGRDEYWKFTKPDTFVQPDAPKAALFHSDEGAIWADVDRLKIVFVDGVFDADASDDLSGEGLAIERLSDAADKDIHWAKDLYGVLEIGGQDAVDRPLAALNTAFATDGVLIHVTGKLSKPVNLIYLHNSESSDVILHHCIKIENGAEMTLLETGPGAARLNKVMEVEIADKATFHHVRVQGRDHDRRAVTGIFTRLGHESTFKSFTLTMNGVLTRNECVIELTGDNAMAHVAGACVGDGKDFHQDDTVFITHDSLNCESRQVFKKVLRNGATGVFQGKILVKNGAQKTDGYQISQALLLDDDSQFLAKPELEIYADDVACSHGSTTGAIDEDSLFYLQSRGVPKAEATDLLVLAFLAEALDEIENPTLAEGIFERLEAWLARHGH from the coding sequence ATGGCACTGCCAGAAAAAATAATGCAAGTGAAGCAGGACGCAACCGATGTGCGGCTTGCGCAGTTTGATCTGCCCGATGGCGCGGCTTGGATCACCGAGGCGCGTACAGCTGCGGTGAACCGGGTGAAGGCGATGGGCCTGCCACATGGGCGTGACGAGTATTGGAAATTCACCAAACCCGATACCTTTGTGCAGCCTGATGCGCCGAAAGCGGCGCTGTTTCACAGCGATGAAGGTGCGATATGGGCCGACGTTGATCGCCTAAAGATCGTCTTTGTGGATGGCGTTTTCGATGCGGATGCATCTGATGATTTGTCCGGTGAAGGGCTGGCGATCGAACGCCTGTCGGACGCCGCGGACAAGGACATCCATTGGGCGAAAGATCTGTATGGTGTGTTGGAAATCGGTGGTCAAGACGCGGTTGATCGCCCCTTGGCTGCGCTGAACACGGCGTTTGCAACGGATGGTGTGCTAATCCATGTGACGGGCAAATTGAGCAAGCCTGTGAACCTGATTTATCTCCATAATTCAGAGAGTTCCGATGTGATCTTGCACCACTGCATTAAGATCGAAAATGGCGCGGAAATGACCCTTTTGGAAACTGGACCGGGGGCGGCGCGACTTAACAAAGTCATGGAAGTCGAGATCGCGGATAAGGCGACGTTCCACCACGTTCGTGTGCAGGGACGCGATCACGATCGCCGCGCTGTGACTGGAATTTTCACGCGCCTTGGCCATGAGAGCACGTTCAAATCGTTTACGCTGACGATGAACGGGGTGCTAACCCGCAACGAATGTGTGATTGAATTAACGGGCGACAATGCCATGGCCCATGTTGCGGGTGCTTGCGTCGGTGATGGTAAAGATTTCCATCAAGATGACACCGTGTTTATCACCCATGATTCGTTGAATTGCGAAAGCCGTCAGGTGTTCAAAAAGGTGCTGCGCAACGGTGCGACGGGCGTGTTCCAAGGCAAAATCCTTGTGAAAAACGGCGCGCAAAAGACCGATGGCTATCAGATCAGTCAAGCGCTTTTGCTGGATGATGACAGTCAATTCCTCGCCAAGCCGGAGCTTGAGATTTACGCTGATGATGTCGCGTGTTCGCACGGATCAACCACGGGTGCGATCGACGAGGACTCGTTGTTTTATTTGCAGTCGCGCGGTGTGCCGAAGGCCGAGGCGACGGACTTGCTTGTTCTCGCGTTTTTGGCTGAAGCCTTGGACGAAATCGAAAATCCCACGCTGGCCGAGGGCATCTTTGAACGTCTTGAGGCTTGGCTGGCGCGTCACGGTCACTGA
- a CDS encoding AEC family transporter, which yields MSDIFTIVLPVFIVMGFGYIAVWRGLFADSAVDGLMKFAQNFAIPCLLFRAISTLDLQQNFDLPLLLSFYSGVVGAFAVGLLGARFLFRRPWEDCVAISFCCLFSNTLLLGLPITERAYGADALLGNYTIIAFHAPFGYALGITAMELVRAQGTPLRHIPVKVGKAMFSNALVLGIALGFVVNLGNIPLPVVFTDAVDLMVRAALPAALFGLGGVLYRYRPEGDMRTILFVCAVSLGLHPAIVWTLGSANDLSTDAFRSAVLTASVAPGINAYVFANMYGVAKRVAASAVLVGTGLSIVTTALWLGVLP from the coding sequence ATGTCAGATATCTTCACCATCGTCCTGCCAGTTTTCATCGTAATGGGGTTTGGCTACATCGCTGTATGGCGCGGATTATTTGCCGACAGCGCAGTCGACGGCTTGATGAAGTTCGCGCAAAATTTTGCTATTCCCTGTCTGCTGTTTCGCGCAATTTCGACGCTTGATCTGCAACAAAACTTCGACCTGCCACTTCTATTAAGTTTTTACAGCGGCGTCGTCGGGGCCTTTGCAGTCGGGCTGTTGGGGGCGCGTTTTCTGTTTAGACGCCCGTGGGAAGACTGCGTTGCAATCTCATTTTGCTGTTTGTTTTCAAATACTTTATTGCTGGGTTTGCCAATCACTGAACGCGCATATGGTGCGGATGCATTGCTTGGAAATTATACGATCATCGCGTTTCACGCACCTTTTGGCTACGCGCTCGGCATCACCGCAATGGAACTCGTGCGCGCCCAAGGAACACCGCTGCGCCATATTCCCGTGAAAGTCGGCAAGGCGATGTTTTCAAACGCATTGGTGCTGGGAATTGCGCTAGGGTTTGTCGTCAACCTGGGGAACATCCCGCTGCCCGTGGTCTTTACCGATGCGGTAGACCTAATGGTGCGCGCGGCACTGCCCGCAGCCTTGTTTGGTTTGGGCGGCGTGCTGTATCGCTATCGCCCCGAAGGTGACATGCGCACTATTTTGTTTGTCTGCGCGGTCTCGCTTGGTCTACATCCGGCGATTGTCTGGACGCTCGGCAGTGCAAATGATCTTTCGACAGATGCCTTCCGGTCTGCGGTCCTGACGGCATCCGTCGCACCGGGCATCAACGCCTATGTGTTTGCAAACATGTACGGCGTGGCCAAACGGGTGGCGGCATCGGCGGTGTTGGTTGGCACAGGGTTATCGATTGTGACAACCGCGCTCTGGCTTGGGGTTCTGCCATAG
- the sufB gene encoding Fe-S cluster assembly protein SufB — MDVMDHVAVKAGDVKASDVKDGVDQDTVDAVQALSGTYKHGWNTDIEMEYAPLGLSEDIVRLISEKNEEPQWMLDWRLAAYARWLTMQEPDWAMVDYPKIDFQDQYYYARPKSMEVKPKSLDEVDPKLLATYEKLGIPLKEQMILAGVEGAEDLTDAPRKVAVDAVFDSVSLGTTFKDELAKAGVIFCSISEAIKDHPELVRKYLGTVIPATDNYYACLNAAVFSDGSFVYIPKGTKCPMELSTYFRINAENTGQFERTLIIADEGSSVSYLEGCTAPKRDIAQLHAACVELILMDDAEIKYSTVQNWFPGDENGVGGIYNFVTKRADCRGDRSKVMWTQVETGSAVTWKYPSCILRGDDSQGEFYSIAIANNMQQADTGTKMVHLGKRTKSRIVSKGISAGKAQNTYRGLVSMHPKAKESRNYTQCDSLLIGDKCGAHTVPYIEVKNNSSRVEHEATTSKVDDDQLFYCRSRGMDEEEAVALVVNGFCKEVLQALPMEFAMEAQALVAISLEGSVG; from the coding sequence ATGGATGTTATGGATCATGTAGCGGTCAAGGCCGGTGACGTAAAAGCCAGTGACGTAAAAGACGGTGTTGATCAGGACACGGTGGATGCGGTTCAGGCGCTGTCTGGTACGTATAAGCACGGCTGGAATACCGACATTGAGATGGAATATGCGCCCTTGGGTCTGTCCGAGGACATCGTGCGGCTAATTTCTGAAAAGAACGAAGAGCCACAGTGGATGTTGGACTGGCGTCTGGCTGCCTATGCGCGCTGGTTGACCATGCAAGAGCCTGATTGGGCGATGGTTGATTATCCAAAGATCGATTTTCAGGACCAGTATTACTACGCGCGACCGAAGAGCATGGAAGTAAAGCCGAAGTCGTTGGATGAGGTTGATCCGAAATTGCTGGCGACTTACGAAAAGCTGGGTATCCCGCTTAAGGAACAGATGATCCTTGCGGGAGTTGAGGGTGCTGAGGATCTGACAGACGCCCCGCGCAAGGTCGCCGTCGATGCGGTGTTTGACAGCGTATCCTTGGGGACGACGTTCAAGGACGAGCTGGCAAAGGCTGGCGTGATCTTTTGTTCGATTTCCGAGGCGATCAAGGACCATCCTGAACTGGTGCGCAAATATCTTGGCACCGTGATTCCGGCGACGGACAACTATTATGCCTGCCTAAACGCGGCAGTGTTTTCTGACGGATCGTTTGTGTACATCCCGAAAGGCACCAAATGCCCGATGGAATTGTCGACCTATTTCCGCATCAACGCTGAAAATACCGGCCAATTTGAACGCACGCTGATTATCGCGGACGAGGGATCGTCTGTGTCCTACCTTGAGGGCTGCACAGCACCAAAGCGTGACATCGCGCAGCTTCACGCGGCTTGCGTTGAGCTGATCTTGATGGACGACGCCGAGATCAAGTATTCCACCGTGCAGAACTGGTTCCCCGGGGATGAGAACGGCGTTGGCGGGATCTATAACTTTGTGACCAAGCGCGCCGATTGCCGTGGAGATCGATCCAAGGTGATGTGGACCCAAGTCGAGACAGGGTCTGCGGTGACATGGAAATACCCAAGTTGCATCCTGCGCGGCGATGACAGCCAAGGCGAATTTTATTCGATCGCCATTGCCAACAACATGCAGCAGGCCGACACTGGCACAAAGATGGTCCATCTTGGTAAGCGCACCAAGTCGCGCATCGTGTCCAAGGGGATTTCAGCAGGCAAGGCACAGAACACGTATCGTGGTCTGGTGTCGATGCACCCCAAGGCGAAAGAAAGCCGGAATTATACGCAGTGCGATTCGCTGTTGATCGGTGACAAATGCGGTGCGCACACGGTGCCCTACATCGAGGTGAAGAATAACTCGTCGCGTGTTGAGCATGAAGCGACGACCAGCAAAGTGGACGACGATCAGTTGTTCTATTGCCGATCACGCGGGATGGACGAAGAAGAGGCAGTGGCCTTGGTCGTTAACGGGTTCTGCAAGGAAGTGCTGCAAGCACTGCCGATGGAATTTGCGATGGAAGCACAGGCATTGGTGGCGATTTCGCTTGAAGGCTCAGTTGGATGA
- a CDS encoding polysaccharide pyruvyl transferase family protein translates to MTYSAPLRLFWYKKEQNFGDAISRTIVSHVSGRDVTWSAHHRCEMYALGSLIKTVCNHQGVPREKGRKPFIWGAGAMSGLADLKFLKNVRVALLRGPITAALLQRDDRVFGDAGMLIADALGERPDREDVVGLVPHMHFADDPRFIKIAADNPRIKLIDVRDPDAHKVVAQIAGCSHVISQSLHGLVTADAFGIPNTWLDPLGIHGSAMLKFHDYAAGIGRAMGNPIEPSDIAQVARTAATGALGYADGIAQAQEALYASFPTGLKQQVAA, encoded by the coding sequence ATGACCTACTCAGCCCCCCTGCGTCTGTTCTGGTACAAGAAGGAACAGAACTTTGGCGATGCGATCAGTCGCACGATTGTGTCCCATGTGTCGGGGCGTGACGTGACGTGGTCGGCGCATCACAGATGTGAAATGTATGCGCTGGGTTCTTTGATTAAAACGGTGTGCAACCATCAGGGTGTCCCGCGTGAAAAGGGCCGCAAGCCGTTCATATGGGGGGCGGGGGCGATGTCAGGGTTGGCGGACCTTAAGTTCCTGAAAAACGTGCGTGTGGCGTTGCTGCGTGGGCCGATCACGGCGGCGCTGCTACAGCGCGATGACCGTGTGTTTGGCGATGCAGGGATGTTGATTGCCGACGCACTCGGGGAGCGACCTGATCGCGAAGACGTCGTCGGGTTGGTACCGCATATGCATTTCGCCGATGACCCACGGTTTATCAAAATAGCCGCCGATAATCCGCGCATCAAGCTGATCGATGTGCGTGATCCAGATGCCCACAAAGTTGTCGCCCAAATCGCAGGGTGCAGCCATGTTATCAGTCAGTCTTTGCATGGGTTGGTCACTGCGGACGCGTTCGGTATTCCCAACACATGGCTTGACCCGCTTGGTATCCACGGCAGTGCGATGTTGAAATTTCATGACTACGCCGCTGGCATTGGCCGCGCGATGGGAAATCCGATTGAGCCGAGCGATATTGCACAGGTTGCACGCACGGCAGCAACGGGCGCGCTGGGCTACGCCGACGGGATTGCGCAAGCGCAGGAGGCTTTGTATGCGAGCTTCCCGACTGGTCTCAAACAACAGGTGGCTGCGTAA
- a CDS encoding cysteine desulfurase, producing the protein MSFDVVAVRADFPILSREVNGKPLVYLDSGASAQKPNCVIDAINTAYSQEYANVHRGLHYLSSVATEKYEGVRATVAKFLGAQDGNTIVLNSGTTEGINMVAYAWAMNVMTEGDEIILSVMEHHANIVPWHFLRTRMGVKLVWVDTDANGDLDPQKMLDAITPRTKLIAVTHLSNVLGTVVDVKTICHGARERGVATLIDGSQAAVHMPVNVEDIGCDFYPITGHKLYGPSGSGAIYVRPERMAEMRPFMGGGDMIREVHKTEVIYNDAPMKFEAGTPGIVETIGFGVALEYMMGLGMDNIAAHERTLRDYARNKLEGLNWLNVQGTSADKAAIFSFTLEGAAHAHDISTVLDKKGVAVRAGQHCTGPLMDHLGQTATCRASFAMYNTKEDVDALVEALELCHRLFA; encoded by the coding sequence ATGAGCTTTGATGTGGTCGCTGTGCGCGCTGATTTTCCAATTCTGTCGCGTGAAGTGAATGGCAAGCCGTTGGTGTACCTCGATTCTGGTGCGTCTGCGCAAAAGCCAAACTGCGTAATTGATGCGATCAACACGGCCTATTCGCAGGAATATGCCAATGTGCACCGTGGGCTGCACTACCTTAGCAGTGTCGCAACCGAGAAATATGAAGGCGTGCGCGCTACGGTTGCCAAGTTCCTTGGTGCGCAGGATGGAAACACCATCGTGCTGAATTCTGGCACGACCGAAGGCATCAATATGGTGGCTTACGCATGGGCGATGAACGTCATGACCGAGGGGGATGAGATTATCCTGTCGGTCATGGAACACCACGCCAACATCGTGCCCTGGCATTTCCTGCGGACACGCATGGGCGTGAAACTTGTGTGGGTCGATACCGATGCCAATGGTGATCTGGACCCACAAAAGATGTTGGATGCCATCACGCCGCGCACCAAGTTGATCGCGGTGACGCATTTGTCCAACGTCCTGGGCACGGTCGTGGATGTTAAAACCATTTGCCACGGTGCGCGGGAACGCGGTGTCGCGACGCTGATTGATGGATCCCAGGCGGCGGTGCATATGCCGGTGAATGTCGAAGACATCGGTTGCGATTTTTACCCCATTACAGGTCATAAACTATACGGGCCATCAGGGTCTGGCGCGATCTATGTCCGCCCCGAACGCATGGCTGAAATGCGCCCGTTTATGGGGGGCGGCGATATGATCCGCGAGGTCCACAAGACCGAGGTGATCTACAATGATGCGCCGATGAAATTTGAGGCTGGAACGCCCGGCATTGTGGAAACCATCGGGTTTGGTGTGGCGCTTGAGTATATGATGGGGTTGGGGATGGACAACATTGCCGCCCATGAACGCACGCTGCGCGATTATGCCCGCAACAAGCTTGAAGGGTTGAATTGGCTGAACGTGCAAGGCACCAGCGCTGATAAGGCTGCGATCTTTAGCTTCACGCTGGAAGGTGCAGCCCACGCCCATGACATTTCAACAGTGCTGGACAAAAAGGGCGTTGCGGTGCGCGCGGGTCAACATTGCACGGGCCCCTTGATGGACCATCTTGGCCAGACCGCCACCTGCCGGGCATCGTTCGCAATGTACAACACCAAAGAGGATGTCGATGCCTTGGTCGAGGCGCTGGAATTGTGCCATAGGTTGTTTGCCTGA
- the sufC gene encoding Fe-S cluster assembly ATPase SufC → MLIIKDLHVKLEEEDKQILKGVNLTVEPGSVHAIMGPNGSGKSTLSYVLSGKGGYEVTQGSATLEGEELLDMEAEERAAAGLFLAFQYPVEIPGVGNMTFLRTAVNAQRKARGEDEMSAGEFLKVIREKAKSLKIDAEMLKRPVNVGFSGGEKKRNEILQMAMLEPKMCILDETDSGLDVDAMKLVAEGVNALRSEGRGFLVITHYQRLLDHIKPDVVHIMSDGRIVKTGGPELALEIEHNGYGDILAEVA, encoded by the coding sequence ATGCTTATAATCAAAGACCTACACGTCAAACTTGAAGAAGAAGACAAGCAGATTCTGAAGGGTGTGAACCTGACAGTTGAGCCAGGTTCTGTACACGCAATTATGGGGCCGAACGGATCCGGAAAATCGACGCTGTCTTATGTCTTGTCCGGCAAGGGCGGCTATGAAGTCACGCAAGGCTCCGCCACGCTTGAAGGCGAAGAACTGTTGGATATGGAAGCTGAGGAACGCGCCGCAGCTGGTTTGTTCCTGGCGTTTCAGTACCCCGTTGAAATCCCCGGTGTTGGCAACATGACGTTCCTGCGCACCGCCGTGAACGCGCAGCGCAAAGCGCGCGGTGAGGATGAAATGTCTGCGGGTGAATTCCTTAAGGTGATCCGCGAAAAGGCGAAGTCGCTGAAGATTGATGCTGAAATGCTGAAGCGTCCGGTCAATGTAGGCTTTTCGGGCGGCGAAAAGAAGCGCAACGAGATCCTGCAAATGGCGATGCTGGAACCAAAGATGTGCATCTTGGATGAAACCGATTCTGGCCTTGATGTAGATGCGATGAAACTGGTCGCTGAGGGCGTGAATGCGCTGCGCAGTGAGGGCCGTGGATTTTTGGTTATCACGCATTATCAACGGCTTCTGGATCATATCAAACCCGACGTCGTGCACATCATGTCCGATGGTCGCATCGTCAAAACTGGCGGACCTGAGCTGGCGCTTGAAATCGAACACAACGGCTACGGCGACATCCTCGCAGAGGTGGCCTAA
- a CDS encoding transposase, with the protein MPKHKVCGPKLTLLTQKMLAVMGMAFALEPDVPARKLQHDLKELRAFRSGLVKDRTRIITRLKTQTLPITCRQGKARLTQVDKQIAEINSEIGRLIQSDDTLARSMKILLSIPGVGAVCASTIVIEMPEIGTMDRKQVASLTGVAPMTRQSGQWRGKSFIHGGRRVVRDALYMPALVAMRFNPDLRAKYQAMMKAGKPPKVAITTLMRKLIELANILIKENRNWVKKGALSRQILKPYK; encoded by the coding sequence TTGCCCAAGCACAAGGTGTGCGGGCCAAAACTGACGCTGTTGACGCAAAAAATGTTGGCGGTGATGGGAATGGCATTTGCGCTTGAGCCGGATGTTCCAGCGAGAAAATTGCAGCATGATTTGAAGGAATTGCGCGCATTCCGTTCTGGTTTGGTCAAAGATAGAACGCGCATTATAACGCGATTGAAAACCCAGACGCTGCCCATCACCTGCCGTCAAGGCAAAGCGCGGCTAACTCAAGTTGACAAACAAATTGCTGAAATAAACAGTGAGATCGGCCGCCTTATTCAATCCGACGACACGCTCGCGCGCTCAATGAAGATCCTGCTCTCGATTCCTGGCGTTGGCGCGGTTTGTGCATCCACCATTGTGATCGAGATGCCAGAAATAGGAACTATGGATCGAAAGCAGGTCGCCAGCTTGACTGGTGTAGCACCCATGACGCGTCAATCTGGACAATGGCGAGGAAAATCATTCATTCACGGTGGCAGGAGAGTTGTGAGGGACGCCCTCTACATGCCCGCACTGGTTGCCATGAGGTTCAACCCCGACCTCAGGGCTAAATACCAAGCCATGATGAAAGCAGGAAAACCACCAAAAGTTGCGATTACTACGCTCATGCGCAAGCTCATAGAACTTGCAAATATACTCATCAAAGAAAACCGAAATTGGGTCAAAAAAGGGGCTTTATCAAGACAGATACTCAAGCCTTATAAATAA
- a CDS encoding YIP1 family protein: MDLTLTSLWEWTKLTVRAPATASALVKAAKLPLGVSMMMIALAGIVSGLSSGILDYLSGAPPVEFLLADGQTVMFDRSGPLAQGIYAVGTGLALGFAIFQVGKRMGGQGGLADIMAVTAVLQLVMMVILLAQTLALLFMPLLGFGLLVFGLYVFFRGLGHAVNIGHSFNSLGTSTGVIALSFVALVILAFLVVSVLGIGPVGVLK, encoded by the coding sequence ATGGACCTGACACTGACAAGCCTTTGGGAATGGACGAAACTGACAGTGCGCGCACCTGCGACGGCGTCAGCGCTGGTGAAGGCGGCGAAATTGCCGCTTGGGGTGTCGATGATGATGATCGCGCTCGCGGGTATCGTGTCTGGCTTGTCGTCAGGAATTCTGGACTATCTGAGCGGCGCGCCGCCAGTGGAATTCCTACTGGCGGACGGGCAGACGGTAATGTTTGACCGCAGCGGGCCGCTGGCCCAAGGCATCTATGCCGTTGGCACCGGACTGGCGCTCGGATTTGCGATATTTCAGGTTGGAAAACGCATGGGCGGGCAGGGCGGTCTGGCCGATATCATGGCTGTGACGGCAGTTTTGCAGTTGGTGATGATGGTGATCTTGCTGGCGCAGACTTTGGCGTTGTTGTTTATGCCGTTGCTTGGGTTTGGCCTTTTGGTTTTCGGGCTCTATGTCTTCTTTCGTGGCTTGGGTCACGCGGTCAATATTGGACACAGTTTCAATAGTTTGGGAACATCGACGGGCGTGATTGCGCTGTCGTTCGTGGCCTTGGTCATATTGGCGTTTTTAGTTGTTTCGGTGCTGGGCATCGGACCCGTAGGAGTATTGAAATGA